Proteins encoded together in one Pirellulales bacterium window:
- a CDS encoding lipase family protein, which produces MFTIDKNVSSTGPDGSSLPMSNKSEVAVAPKIIQDAGEAPLVLHSDVRGPLGSLSFLRRALAMAELAMIAYNDEAEAQRAAAAIGFPVARLLDRDGSQAYQFSNEHDVVLACRGTEPTEWNDLQADANAVMSVVGAFGNVHSGFNREVDDLWPTLEDWIRGQRQPVWFCGHSLGAAMATICAYRCKASSIASDPQELHTFGSPRVGCRRYVRHAELTHFRWVHNNDVVTRVPPIWMGYRHSGKEKYLDRYGRIRPLKGVLRSRDRWRGLIGGLLKWQIDLLADHSIGQYAKHIATAVRKEEAKLLGSRV; this is translated from the coding sequence TTGTTCACAATCGATAAGAATGTCTCCTCCACCGGGCCAGACGGAAGCTCATTGCCCATGTCGAACAAAAGCGAAGTCGCCGTAGCGCCCAAGATCATCCAAGACGCGGGCGAGGCGCCGCTGGTCTTGCATTCCGACGTGCGCGGGCCGCTGGGCAGTCTGAGCTTTTTGCGCCGCGCGCTGGCGATGGCCGAGTTGGCGATGATCGCCTACAACGACGAGGCCGAGGCGCAACGAGCGGCCGCCGCGATCGGTTTTCCGGTGGCGCGATTGCTCGATCGCGATGGCTCGCAGGCGTATCAGTTCTCCAACGAACACGATGTGGTGCTGGCCTGCCGCGGCACCGAGCCGACCGAGTGGAACGACTTGCAGGCCGACGCCAATGCGGTGATGTCGGTGGTTGGCGCATTTGGCAATGTCCACAGCGGATTCAATCGCGAAGTCGACGACCTGTGGCCCACGCTGGAAGATTGGATTCGCGGTCAGCGGCAACCGGTCTGGTTTTGCGGCCATTCGCTCGGCGCAGCCATGGCCACCATCTGCGCCTACCGCTGCAAGGCGTCGTCGATCGCGAGCGATCCGCAAGAGTTGCACACCTTTGGCTCGCCGCGCGTCGGCTGCCGGCGCTACGTGCGGCATGCTGAGCTAACGCATTTCCGCTGGGTCCACAACAACGATGTCGTCACGCGCGTGCCGCCGATCTGGATGGGTTACCGGCATAGCGGCAAAGAGAAATATCTCGATCGCTATGGACGGATTCGCCCGCTCAAAGGGGTGCTGCGCAGCCGCGATCGCTGGCGTGGGCTGATTGGCGGCCTGCTCAAGTGGCAGATCGATCTATTGGCCGACCACAGCATTGGACAATACGCCAAGCATATCGCTACGGCCGTTCGGAAAGAGGAGGCCAAGTTGTTGGGTAGTAGAGTCTGA
- a CDS encoding YciI family protein has product MKYILLMYAEEGAWPPEDHKVALAESIDVCHQLHAAGQYRGASPLQPPATATCVRLRDGKPLVFDGPYAETKEQLGGYFLIDVGSLEEAIAIATKIPGTRRGTAEIRPIMEVEGLPQL; this is encoded by the coding sequence ATGAAATACATCCTGCTCATGTACGCCGAGGAAGGGGCATGGCCCCCGGAAGACCACAAGGTCGCGCTGGCGGAATCGATCGACGTCTGCCATCAGCTTCATGCCGCAGGGCAATATCGGGGGGCGTCGCCGTTGCAGCCCCCCGCCACGGCCACCTGCGTGCGGCTGCGCGACGGCAAACCGCTGGTCTTCGACGGGCCATACGCCGAGACCAAGGAGCAACTCGGCGGCTATTTTCTGATCGACGTCGGCAGTCTGGAGGAAGCGATCGCCATTGCCACCAAGATTCCTGGCACGCGGCGGGGGACCGCCGAGATCAGGCCGATTATGGAAGTCGAAGGTTTGCCGCAGCTTTAG
- a CDS encoding class I SAM-dependent methyltransferase → MPDNDTPKLYAELATWWPLLSSPDDYAEEAETYRQLLVEACARPPRTLLEIGSGGGNNASHLKRYFRMTLVDRSPDMLAMSRQLNPECKHIVGDMRDVRLGRQFDAVFIHDAICYMTSEEDLRRAIETAFVHCAPGGAALLAPDHVRENFRESTDHGGSDCGARGLRYLEWTWDPDPGDTTYQVDYAYLLREVDGSVHVEHDRHIEGLFARADWLRLLTAAGFEPRVAPVTHSQLAPGEYELFVARRPV, encoded by the coding sequence ATGCCTGACAACGACACGCCAAAGCTATACGCCGAACTGGCCACTTGGTGGCCGCTGCTGTCATCGCCAGACGACTACGCCGAAGAGGCTGAGACTTATCGGCAGTTGCTGGTCGAAGCCTGCGCGCGGCCGCCGCGCACGCTGCTGGAGATCGGTTCGGGCGGAGGCAACAACGCCTCGCACCTCAAGCGGTATTTTCGAATGACGCTGGTCGATCGCTCGCCCGACATGCTCGCGATGAGTCGTCAGTTGAATCCGGAATGCAAGCACATCGTCGGCGACATGCGCGATGTGCGGCTTGGTCGCCAATTCGACGCCGTGTTCATCCACGACGCTATTTGCTACATGACCAGCGAGGAGGATTTGCGCCGCGCAATCGAAACGGCATTTGTCCATTGCGCGCCGGGGGGCGCCGCGCTGCTTGCGCCAGACCATGTCCGCGAGAACTTTCGCGAATCGACCGACCACGGCGGCAGCGACTGCGGCGCCCGCGGCCTGCGCTATTTGGAATGGACCTGGGATCCCGATCCTGGCGACACCACCTACCAGGTCGATTACGCCTATCTGCTTCGCGAGGTGGATGGCTCGGTCCACGTCGAGCACGATCGCCACATAGAAGGACTCTTTGCCCGCGCCGATTGGCTGCGACTATTGACCGCAGCCGGCTTTGAGCCGCGCGTCGCGCCGGTCACGCACTCTCAACTTGCACCCGGCGAGTACGAACTGTTCGTCGCCCGCCGGCCCGTTTGA
- a CDS encoding GrpB family protein produces the protein MPENRRVVLCPHDPGWANIAAAERTRWRAAIGDALVTIDHIGSTAIGGIAAKPIIDLLATVASLDAFDACAPQVVALGYQWRGEFGIAGRRYCTDDDLVTGARRFQVHAFARGDAQIERHLAFRDYLRAHPREASDYEAEKRRVAALHSEDWGEYAEAKSPWIRACDDRARAWRLRSDFAS, from the coding sequence ATGCCTGAAAACAGGCGAGTGGTGCTTTGTCCTCACGACCCCGGTTGGGCAAACATCGCCGCGGCAGAGCGCACCAGGTGGCGCGCGGCGATTGGCGATGCGCTGGTGACCATCGATCACATTGGTTCAACGGCGATTGGCGGCATCGCTGCCAAACCGATCATCGATCTGCTGGCGACGGTCGCCAGCTTGGACGCGTTCGATGCCTGCGCGCCGCAAGTCGTCGCGCTAGGTTATCAGTGGCGAGGCGAGTTCGGCATCGCCGGCCGGCGTTATTGCACGGACGACGACTTGGTCACCGGCGCGCGGCGGTTTCAGGTACACGCCTTTGCGCGCGGCGACGCGCAAATTGAGCGGCATCTCGCGTTTCGCGACTATCTCCGCGCCCATCCGCGCGAGGCGAGCGATTACGAAGCGGAGAAGCGTCGCGTGGCGGCGCTACATTCCGAGGACTGGGGGGAGTATGCCGAGGCCAAGTCGCCTTGGATTCGCGCGTGCGACGACCGCGCTCGCGCTTGGCGCTTGCGTAGCGACTTCGCAAGCTGA
- a CDS encoding ankyrin repeat domain-containing protein: MSNLMEPRISTDDPLAVAAVAAIHQGDVEALTRLLAEHPGLATVQLGDALGKCGQGMTRTLLHVATDWPGHFPRGAETVAALVAAGADVNARFTGPHTETPLHWAASSDDVAVLDALLDAGADIEAHGAVIGGGTPLADATAFGQWNAARRLIERGAKSTLWESAALGLLDRVEQHLTGKPAPTVDDITHAFWGACHGGQRATAERMLASGADRNWVGYDQLTPLDAARRSGANALVGWLHQQGARSSDELCGSSGE; the protein is encoded by the coding sequence GTGAGCAATCTGATGGAACCGCGCATCTCGACCGACGATCCATTGGCGGTCGCCGCCGTGGCGGCGATCCATCAAGGCGACGTGGAAGCGTTGACTCGCCTGCTGGCCGAGCACCCCGGCCTGGCGACCGTCCAGCTTGGCGACGCACTTGGCAAGTGCGGGCAAGGCATGACGCGCACGCTGCTGCACGTGGCCACCGACTGGCCAGGACATTTTCCGCGCGGCGCCGAAACGGTGGCGGCGCTGGTGGCGGCAGGCGCCGACGTGAACGCGCGCTTCACCGGACCGCACACCGAGACGCCGCTGCACTGGGCGGCCAGTAGCGACGATGTGGCAGTGCTCGACGCGCTACTCGACGCTGGCGCCGATATCGAGGCGCACGGCGCAGTGATTGGCGGTGGCACGCCTTTGGCCGACGCCACGGCGTTTGGCCAATGGAACGCGGCGCGGCGACTGATTGAACGAGGCGCCAAATCGACGTTGTGGGAGTCGGCGGCTCTGGGGCTATTGGATCGCGTCGAACAACATCTGACTGGCAAGCCAGCGCCAACGGTTGACGACATTACCCACGCGTTTTGGGGCGCGTGCCATGGCGGACAGCGAGCCACGGCCGAGCGGATGTTGGCCAGCGGCGCCGACCGCAACTGGGTTGGTTATGACCAGTTGACGCCACTAGACGCGGCGCGGCGCAGCGGCGCCAATGCGTTGGTTGGCTGGCTGCATCAGCAGGGGGCGCGATCGTCCGACGAACTGTGCGGCAGTAGCGGCGAGTGA
- a CDS encoding carbon-nitrogen hydrolase family protein produces the protein MLDRVRVAAAAVDTKPGQLAENLEKLIHWSGRAASEGARLVLFPELSLTGFIPNHPTGEHESWLRRALAEARQLALPLDCRPLTALAESAKRHNILICAGLLEDAGNLLHNAHVLIGPQGLIGHWRKLHVPMFETPFYNGGQSAPVVETPLARIGVNICFDALIPESTRLLAVQNVELVLMPFAADPPPATPAGWASWAGAAIRARAVENGVFVVASNYVGSVECAGARQQFPGGGMIVSPRGETLAEWTAATGECGLIVADLEAAALASARAEPEYLYRFRRPELYGPLTRHGE, from the coding sequence ATGCTTGATCGAGTGCGCGTGGCGGCGGCAGCCGTCGACACCAAGCCAGGGCAACTGGCGGAAAATCTCGAAAAGTTGATCCATTGGAGCGGCCGCGCCGCGAGCGAGGGGGCGCGGCTGGTGCTGTTCCCCGAGTTGTCGCTGACCGGCTTCATTCCCAATCATCCCACCGGCGAGCACGAGTCTTGGTTGCGGCGGGCATTGGCCGAGGCTCGCCAGTTGGCGCTGCCGCTCGACTGCCGGCCGCTGACGGCGCTGGCCGAGTCGGCCAAGCGGCACAATATATTGATCTGCGCCGGTCTGTTGGAAGACGCCGGCAACTTGCTCCACAACGCGCATGTGCTGATCGGCCCGCAAGGATTGATTGGCCACTGGCGCAAACTGCATGTGCCGATGTTCGAGACGCCGTTTTACAACGGCGGTCAATCGGCGCCGGTGGTCGAAACGCCACTAGCGCGCATCGGCGTGAACATCTGCTTTGACGCCTTGATCCCCGAGTCGACGCGCTTGTTAGCCGTGCAAAATGTGGAGTTGGTGCTGATGCCATTCGCCGCCGATCCGCCGCCAGCGACGCCAGCAGGTTGGGCATCCTGGGCCGGCGCCGCGATTCGCGCCCGCGCGGTGGAGAACGGCGTCTTCGTCGTGGCCAGTAACTACGTGGGAAGCGTGGAATGCGCCGGCGCGCGTCAGCAGTTTCCTGGTGGCGGCATGATCGTCTCACCGCGTGGCGAGACGCTGGCCGAGTGGACCGCCGCGACTGGCGAGTGCGGCCTGATCGTGGCCGATCTGGAGGCCGCGGCGCTGGCGTCTGCCCGCGCGGAGCCAGAGTATCTGTATCGCTTCCGCCGGCCCGAGTTGTACGGTCCGCTGACGCGGCACGGTGAGTGA
- a CDS encoding DUF1801 domain-containing protein, whose translation MTPDRSQPKAKRAAPARQAKRPATKKAKAPATASKRAAGAATKFRAAAAKTRQSEPAATRRVDERVRKLADWRGETLAEARRIILKAAPGIVEEIKWVKPTNPSGVPVWSQEGIVCTGETYKAVVKLTFAQGAKLADPTGLFNASLEGGTRRAIDIREGEKLNAVALAALVKAAVSYNRSRSKPAKAMAKD comes from the coding sequence ATGACGCCAGACCGCTCCCAACCGAAGGCCAAACGCGCCGCGCCGGCCAGGCAGGCGAAGCGGCCCGCTACCAAGAAGGCGAAGGCGCCAGCCACCGCCAGCAAGCGAGCAGCGGGCGCCGCGACGAAGTTCCGCGCCGCCGCCGCGAAAACTCGCCAGTCCGAGCCGGCGGCCACGCGCCGCGTCGACGAGCGAGTTCGCAAGTTAGCGGACTGGCGCGGCGAGACCTTGGCCGAGGCGCGCCGCATCATCCTCAAGGCGGCGCCCGGCATCGTCGAGGAGATCAAGTGGGTCAAGCCGACTAACCCGAGCGGTGTGCCCGTCTGGTCGCAAGAGGGGATTGTGTGCACCGGCGAGACTTACAAAGCAGTCGTCAAGCTCACATTCGCGCAAGGGGCCAAGCTCGCCGATCCGACGGGGCTGTTTAATGCGAGCCTGGAGGGCGGCACGCGCCGCGCGATCGATATTCGCGAAGGAGAGAAGCTCAACGCCGTCGCGCTGGCGGCGCTCGTCAAGGCCGCCGTGAGCTATAACCGCTCGCGGTCGAAGCCGGCCAAGGCGATGGCGAAGGACTAA
- a CDS encoding helix-turn-helix domain-containing protein — MSVIIEATSEPLLVTSAEVAHLLNVSTRTLWRQLSAGQVPQPVRFGGTVRWRIDELRKWIAEGCPPPRARENERRRK, encoded by the coding sequence ATGTCCGTCATTATAGAAGCCACAAGCGAACCGCTCCTCGTCACTTCTGCCGAGGTCGCGCACCTATTGAACGTCAGCACTCGCACGCTGTGGCGGCAATTGAGCGCCGGTCAGGTGCCGCAGCCCGTGCGTTTTGGCGGAACGGTGCGCTGGCGCATCGACGAACTGCGAAAATGGATCGCCGAGGGTTGCCCGCCGCCACGAGCGCGCGAAAATGAAAGGCGACGGAAATGA
- a CDS encoding TraM recognition domain-containing protein translates to MFDVDVEQLVQNADQETLIGALSVLGLILVFAQLSWRRLRRGRGGRSVDAGGWSMSRPILWWSETEALTLGETYEGIFICGATGSGKTSGSARGIADGFLRAKARGRGGPGVIFFTVKPGDRDFFMELARNAGRSADVVILGQGQGFNFLQYESERGGTDLVENAADLLAIGCEIAQRGGTQGGGQEDANFWKNARQQLVRNAIVALNIAYGHAGVVELFAFVSSIPTTTKQAESKRFQKSSFCFKVYADALEKCQPEQETELALSARYCTSQLPAAGERTQGNVLLTLTSMADILVRGLAKQMLCSETTVTPKDLERGKIIIVDVPIAKYGLTGRLIQGIIRYCFQQAMLKRDVRQDLRPVLFFQDECQAVTSSHDAKFLSLCRAFNVANIFATQNLGNMEAACGGVNGKAETSSILGNLNLKIMHANGCPNTNKWVSECIGMSRQYKFSANNSYQPADVLSDVFGFGPGPSTNAGFSEEWQYEVQPAEFTRLRTGGVRHNYLIDAIAFQAGRVFLDTGRTWRRVTFRQKV, encoded by the coding sequence TTGGCGGAGGCTGAGGCGAGGCCGCGGCGGCAGGAGCGTCGACGCGGGCGGTTGGAGCATGAGCCGGCCGATTCTGTGGTGGTCGGAAACCGAGGCGCTCACCCTCGGGGAAACGTATGAGGGCATATTCATCTGCGGGGCTACGGGCAGTGGCAAAACGAGCGGAAGCGCCCGTGGGATCGCAGATGGTTTCCTCCGTGCAAAAGCACGTGGGCGGGGTGGTCCTGGCGTCATTTTTTTCACAGTAAAACCCGGGGATCGCGACTTCTTCATGGAGTTAGCACGCAATGCCGGGCGGTCAGCGGACGTGGTAATTCTGGGCCAAGGACAAGGATTCAACTTCTTGCAGTATGAGTCCGAGCGGGGCGGCACCGATTTGGTTGAGAACGCAGCCGACCTTCTAGCAATCGGTTGCGAAATTGCTCAGCGCGGGGGGACACAAGGCGGCGGGCAGGAGGATGCAAACTTTTGGAAGAACGCCCGTCAGCAACTCGTGCGCAATGCCATTGTTGCACTCAACATTGCGTATGGCCACGCTGGCGTAGTTGAATTGTTCGCGTTCGTTTCGTCGATTCCGACGACGACGAAACAGGCGGAATCAAAACGCTTTCAGAAAAGTTCGTTCTGTTTCAAGGTGTATGCCGACGCGTTGGAGAAATGTCAACCCGAGCAGGAGACGGAGTTGGCGTTAAGCGCCCGCTACTGCACGAGTCAACTGCCGGCGGCCGGCGAAAGAACTCAGGGAAACGTGCTGCTGACTCTGACTTCGATGGCGGACATTCTAGTCCGTGGCCTTGCGAAGCAAATGCTCTGTTCTGAGACAACGGTGACTCCCAAGGATTTGGAGCGAGGCAAGATCATCATAGTTGACGTGCCGATCGCAAAGTACGGTCTTACCGGGCGATTGATCCAGGGCATCATCCGCTACTGCTTCCAACAAGCGATGCTGAAACGCGACGTTCGGCAAGATCTCCGGCCGGTGCTGTTCTTCCAAGACGAATGCCAAGCCGTAACGTCGTCGCATGACGCGAAGTTTCTGTCGTTGTGCAGAGCATTCAATGTTGCCAACATTTTCGCGACGCAAAATCTCGGGAACATGGAGGCCGCATGCGGCGGTGTCAATGGCAAGGCCGAAACCAGTTCAATTCTCGGAAACTTGAACTTGAAGATCATGCATGCCAATGGCTGCCCAAACACGAACAAATGGGTATCGGAATGCATCGGGATGTCGAGGCAATATAAATTCAGCGCGAACAACAGCTATCAGCCGGCGGATGTGCTCAGCGACGTTTTCGGTTTTGGTCCTGGACCGAGTACAAACGCTGGATTTAGCGAAGAGTGGCAGTACGAGGTTCAACCCGCCGAGTTCACTCGGCTGCGGACAGGTGGAGTCCGTCACAACTACCTGATTGACGCGATTGCATTTCAAGCGGGTCGCGTGTTTTTGGATACGGGCCGTACCTGGCGACGCGTCACATTTCGCCAGAAGGTTTAG